One Candidatus Nanopelagicales bacterium genomic window, GACCTGGACTGGCCCGCGGTGGAGCCCAGCCCCGGAGCGTGGGCCTGGGATGCCCCGGACCGGGTGGTCACGGCCGCCCAGGAGGCGGGACTCGAGGTGCTCCTCGTCCCGACCAAGAGCCCCGACTGGGCGCGGGCACGGGGTCGGCCGCAGCCGGCCGCCTTCGCCCGGTTCATGGAGTCCGCCGTGCAGCGCTACGGCCCGCGCGGGGTCCGCGCCTGGGAGATCTGGAACGAGGAGAACACCAGCACCTTCTGGCAGTCACCGCCTGACCCGGCCCACTACGTGCGACTCCTCAGCGACGCCTACCGCATCGTCCACGCCGCCTATCCCGACGCGTGGGTGGTGTTCGGCGGCCTGGCGCCGGCGGTGGACGACCCGCAGGGGCGTTGGCTGTCGCCGACCACGTTCCTCCAGCGAGCGTATGCAGCCGGTGCCCAGGGTCGGTTCGACGCGATCGGGGTCCATCCCTACAGCTACCCGGCGACGCCGTCGCAGTCCGCACTCCCCGTCCGGCACGGGTACCGGGACCTCGAGGGGGTGCGACGTGCGCTCGACGACCACGGGGACCAGCAGGTCCCGGTATGGGTCACCGAGGTGGGGGCGCCGACCGGCTCGGCCCCGCGGGCCGTGTCCCCCGCGACCCAGGCACGGATCGTGACCGAAGCCTTCGAGTACGCCCGTTCCCACCCCGGCATGGGGCCGGTGTTCGTGTACTCCGGCCGTGACCGGGGGGTGGACCCCGGCGACCCCGAGCTCAACTTCGGCATGGTGGACCGGGACTTCCGACCCAAGCCGGCGCTCGAGGCCTTCCGGTCGCAGGCTGCCCGGGCGCCGCGACGGGCCCGCCGCGTCAGGCCGCGTACGGGGCGATGTCGGTCGCTGATGCGGAGCCCTCGACGTCCCCGGTGATGCCGGCCCGGTCGGCGCGGCGGCCGAGGACGACGACGTACGCCAGGAAGCCGGCCCAGGCCATGACCCCGACCACGATCCGGGCCGCCGTGGGCAGGCCGGACGGGGTGACGAACGCCTCGATCAGCCCGGACAGGAACAGCACCACGACCAGGCCGAGCGCGACCGTGACCGCGGCGCGGCCCTCCTGTGCCAGCGCCACCGACCTGGGCCGTGGACCGGGGTCGATGATCGTCCAGCCCAGCCGCATCCCCACCCCCGCGGCGACGAACACGGCGGTGAGCTCGAGCAGTCCGTGCGGCGTGATCAGTCCGAAGAACACGTCCCCGCGTCCGTTGGCGACCATCAGCCCGCCGACGATGCCGACGTTGAGGGCGTTCTGCCACAGCACCCACACCGCGGGCAGGACGAACAGCGCGCCCAGGATGAGGGCGGCCGCCGCGGCCCAGACGTTGTTGGTCCACACCCGGGCGGCGAACGACCCCGCAGGCGCGGAGGTGTAGTAGTCGGCGAACTCCTGGTCGACGAGCTGGCGCACCTCCTCCGGCGGCAGCAGCGCGGCCTGGACCTGGGGATCCCCGGCCACCCATGCCCCGACCGCGAGCGCCGCCAGGGTGAACCCCGCACCGGCCGCCAGCCACCACCAGCGGGCGCGGTAGACCGCGACCGGGAAGCCGACCGTGACGAACCGGGACACGTCCCGCCAGGCTGGGGTGTGCGCGCCCGCGACGGCCGCGCGGCCGCGCGCCACCGACTGGGACAGCCGGCCCACCAGCGCCGGGTCGGGAGACGACGAGCGGACCACCGACAGGTGCGTCGCGGTGCGCTGGTAGAGGTCGACCAGCTCGTCCGCCTCCGCGCCGGTGAGTCGCCGCCGCGACGTCAGGCGGTCCAGCCGGTCCCAGCTGGCCCGGTGGCGCGCGACGAACGCGTCGAGGTCCATCGCGCCCTCCCGTCCGTGCCGCGCCGCCCGCCTGCGGGGCTTAGCCTCGCATCCGTGAGCCCGCCCGCGCCCCCGGACGCCGACCTGGTCACGGGCGAGGCGGTCCCGCTGGAACTGCGCCTGGCCAAGCTGCCGTCGCGGATGCTCGCCCTCGCCGTCGACCTCAGCATCCAGATCGCGATCCTGGTCGCGGTGCTCGGCCTCGGGGGCTGGCTGGCGACCTCGGTGGACGAGGCCCTGGCGATCGCGGTCCTGCTCACGCTGTTCGTGCTGGTCATCGTGGGCCTGCCGACCGCGGTCGAGACGCTCTCGCACGGCCGGTCCCTGGGCAAGCTGATGATGGGGCTGCGGGTGGTCCGCGACGACGGCGGCCCGATCCGGTTCCGCCACTCGCTGGTGCGCGCGCTGTTCATGTTCTTCGTGGACCTGTGGGTCACGTCCGGTGCGGCGGGCCTCATCTCCAGCCTCGCCTCGCAGAAGGGCAAGCGGGTCGGCGACCACGCCGCGGGCACCGTGGTCGTCCGCGAGCGGGTCCCCGTCTCCGCCAGCGCGGCCGCGGCGCAGGTGTGGATGCCGCCACAGCTGGCCGGCTGGGCCGCCGGCGCCGACCTGGCCCGGCTGCCGGACGGGCTGGTGCTGCGGGTGCGGCAGTACCTGCTACGGGTCCGCCACCTCGACCCAGCAGTGCGGGCCCGGCTCGGCCCGCAGCTGGCCACCGAGGTCGCCGCGTACGTCGCCCCGCCGTCCCCGCCCGGCACCCCGGCCGAGGCCTATCTGGCCGCCGTGGTCGCCGAGCGCAGCCGGCGGGCCTGGTGGGCGCACGCCCGGGCCGCCGCTCCGGCCCCTGGCCCCGTCGCCCCGGCACCACGTTCCCCGGCACCACGTTCCCCTGTACCACGGTCCCCGGCACCGCCCCCGACCGCCGCTGCCGTCCCCGTGCCGCCGGCTCCCGCACCGCCGCCCGAATCGCCTCCCGCGACGGCACCCCC contains:
- a CDS encoding cellulase family glycosylhydrolase; translation: MRRAAAAAAALVISTAAVCSCGPGPGLPADLVAPGSPGVSTGYEILELTDADLQRELTVYRDAGARWLRVDLDWPAVEPSPGAWAWDAPDRVVTAAQEAGLEVLLVPTKSPDWARARGRPQPAAFARFMESAVQRYGPRGVRAWEIWNEENTSTFWQSPPDPAHYVRLLSDAYRIVHAAYPDAWVVFGGLAPAVDDPQGRWLSPTTFLQRAYAAGAQGRFDAIGVHPYSYPATPSQSALPVRHGYRDLEGVRRALDDHGDQQVPVWVTEVGAPTGSAPRAVSPATQARIVTEAFEYARSHPGMGPVFVYSGRDRGVDPGDPELNFGMVDRDFRPKPALEAFRSQAARAPRRARRVRPRTGRCRSLMRSPRRPR
- a CDS encoding stage II sporulation protein M, with the protein product MDLDAFVARHRASWDRLDRLTSRRRLTGAEADELVDLYQRTATHLSVVRSSSPDPALVGRLSQSVARGRAAVAGAHTPAWRDVSRFVTVGFPVAVYRARWWWLAAGAGFTLAALAVGAWVAGDPQVQAALLPPEEVRQLVDQEFADYYTSAPAGSFAARVWTNNVWAAAAALILGALFVLPAVWVLWQNALNVGIVGGLMVANGRGDVFFGLITPHGLLELTAVFVAAGVGMRLGWTIIDPGPRPRSVALAQEGRAAVTVALGLVVVLFLSGLIEAFVTPSGLPTAARIVVGVMAWAGFLAYVVVLGRRADRAGITGDVEGSASATDIAPYAA
- a CDS encoding RDD family protein; protein product: MSPPAPPDADLVTGEAVPLELRLAKLPSRMLALAVDLSIQIAILVAVLGLGGWLATSVDEALAIAVLLTLFVLVIVGLPTAVETLSHGRSLGKLMMGLRVVRDDGGPIRFRHSLVRALFMFFVDLWVTSGAAGLISSLASQKGKRVGDHAAGTVVVRERVPVSASAAAAQVWMPPQLAGWAAGADLARLPDGLVLRVRQYLLRVRHLDPAVRARLGPQLATEVAAYVAPPSPPGTPAEAYLAAVVAERSRRAWWAHARAAAPAPGPVAPAPRSPAPRSPVPRSPAPPPTAAAVPVPPAPAPPPESPPATAPPGGGFAPPA